A part of Ictalurus furcatus strain D&B chromosome 8, Billie_1.0, whole genome shotgun sequence genomic DNA contains:
- the LOC128612058 gene encoding LIM domain-containing protein A-like, which yields MCKDSEEQNPHGAVNRTRTERFEEHDKQFEVLTRPLNSPDLDPIRHLWDVLDERVRSTEARPHILQDSKESDTTAHLQRLDYTHTHTHTHTHIHTYTHTHIHTHTHTHTHTHTHTYIHTHTHTHTHTHTYTHTHTHTHTYTHTHTHTYTHTHIHTHTHIHTHTHTHTYTYTHTHTHTHTHTYTHTHTHTHTHTHTYTHIHTHTHTHTHTRTHAHTYTHTHTHTHTHIHTHTHTHIHTHTYIHTYTHTHTHTYIHTHIHTYTHTHTHTHTYTHTHTHIHTHTHTHIHTYTHTHTHTHIHTHTHAHIHTYTHTHTYTHTHTYTHTHTYTHTHTHTYTHIHTHTYTHTHIHTHTHTHTHTYTHTHIHTHTHTHTHTHTHTHTYTHTHTHTRTHIHTHTRTHIHTHTHTHIHTHT from the exons ATGTGTAAAGACAGCGAGGAACAGAACCCACACGGTGCGGTGAACCGAACCCGCACG gaacggtttgaggaacacgacAAACAGTTCGAGGTGTTGACTCGACCTCTGAATTCCCCGGATCTCGATCCGATCCGGCAtctgtgggacgttctggacgaacgagtccgatccacggaggcccgaCCTCACATCTTACAGGACTCAAAGGagtcagataccacagcacaccttcagag Gctagactacacacacacacacacacacacacacacacacatacacacatacacacacacacacatacacacacatacacacacacacacacacacacacacacacacatacatacacacacacacacacacacatacacatacacacacatacacacacacacacacacacacacacacatacacacatacacacacacacacatacacacacacacacatacatacacacacacacatacatacacacacacacacacacacatacacatacacacacacacatacacacacacacacacacacatacacacacacacatacacacacacacacacacacacacacatacacacacatacacacacacacacatacacacacacacacacgcacacacgcacacacatacacacatacacacacacacacacacacacacatacacacacacacacacacacacatacatacacacacatacatacacacatacacacacacacacacacacacatacatacacacacacatacatacatacacacacacacacacacacacacatacatacacacacacacacacacacatacatacacacacacacacacacatacatacatacacacacacacatacacacacacacatacatacacacacacacgcacacatacatacatacacacacacacacacatacacacacacacacacatacacacacacacatacatacacacacacacacacacatacatacacacacatacacacacacacatacacacacacacacatacatacacacacacatacacacacacacacatacacacacacacacatacacacacacacacacacacatacacacacacacacacacacacatacatacacacacacacacacgcacacacgcacacacatacacacgcacacacgcacacacatacacacacacacacacacacacatacacacacacaca